Genomic segment of Candidatus Krumholzibacteriia bacterium:
GGGCGACTTCTTCGAGTCGCGAGCGATCCGGCTGCCGAGCGGCGCGGTGGACCACTACCACCGCACGAAGGTCAGCGTGTTCGAGGGACAGCCGATCCTGAGGGTCCACTCCCCGACCACGGGAACACCCGGGACCGACGTGACCGGACGCCGGATCGCGGCGACGCCCGGTGCGCCCGCCCCTCTCGAATGCGACGACACGGTCCGTCGCCACGAACACGACCCCCGTCTCGTGTGTGCCGCCCGGCCCGGCATGGTCGAGTACAGCCACGGCGAACTCACCGTCGGCGATCTGCAGGTCGTCGAGCAGGTGGACTTCTCGACCGGCTCGATCGACTTCGAGGGAGCCGTGCACGTCCGCGGCACCGTCATGCCGAAGTTCTCGGTCGTCGGCACCGACTCCGTGATCATCGACGGCACCGTCGAGAACGCGCGCATCGAATCCCGCCGGAACGTCACGATCGACAAGGGCGTCATGGGCCGGGGCGACGCGGTCATCGTGTGCGCGGGAGATCTCTCGCTCGGCTTCGCCCGCGAGGCCACGATCGAGTGCGGGGGCCGTCTCGACGCCCGGCGCGAACTCCTGTGGTGCGAGGGCCGGGTCCACGAAGACCTGCTGATCGAGAACGGGCGCATCATCGGTGGCCGTTGGATCGTGGGCGGGAGCATCGCCGCCGACGAGATCGGCTCCCGGGAGGAGGCCGCCACCTTCGTCACCCTGGGGCGGGCAGCCGGGCAGCAGCGCGAGCTCCGCACGCTCACGCGCGCGCGCAAGAAGTACCAGCAGCAACTCGCCGACCTGCGCCGCCGCTACGGACCCATGCTCTCCGGCGCGGTCGGTTCACTGAACGCGAAGGAGCGAGAGGTCGTCGAGCAGCGCATGCATCTGTACGAGCGGCGGGCGAACCGGTCGCGCAAGCGCGAGTTCCTCCTGCGCAAGCGCCTCCACCAGCAACGGCACGCGTCGTTCGTCTGGGTGAAGTCGAGGCTCTTCGCCGGCACCCGCCTGGGACTGAACGGCGGCCAGCACGTCCACGAGTTCACGGAAGACGTCATCGGCCCGGCGTGCGTGCGCTACGACGCACGCACCGGCCGGGCGGTGATCGAGCACGTCGGCCTCGAGAACGCGTCGCGCTCCGACCACCGCTGAGTGCGACCGGCCGGACGGGAGGCGACCGTCGGGCCGCCGCCTCCCGTCATCCGGCCTCGGACGTCAACGCCGCGACGTGTCCTGTGCGCGTCCCCCCGGTTCGGCGAACTGCCCGATCCACCGCTGGACCTCGTCGTGCCAGTACATCGAGTTGTTCGGCTTCAGGATCCAGTGGTTCTCGTCGGGGAAGTAGATCAGACGCGACTCCACGCCTCGGGTCTGCAGCGTGCGGAACAGCTCGAAGGCCTGTCCCACCGGCACCCGGTAGTCGAGCTGGCCGTGGAGGATCAGCGCCG
This window contains:
- a CDS encoding FapA family protein codes for the protein PPAGSGLDDLSVTISDDRLTATLTLPPLLGATTPAPAVLVERLRGEHRLVDVDVDAVELALDTALDTDTEATSAVVARGRAPIDGEDGHLEWLGDFFESRAIRLPSGAVDHYHRTKVSVFEGQPILRVHSPTTGTPGTDVTGRRIAATPGAPAPLECDDTVRRHEHDPRLVCAARPGMVEYSHGELTVGDLQVVEQVDFSTGSIDFEGAVHVRGTVMPKFSVVGTDSVIIDGTVENARIESRRNVTIDKGVMGRGDAVIVCAGDLSLGFAREATIECGGRLDARRELLWCEGRVHEDLLIENGRIIGGRWIVGGSIAADEIGSREEAATFVTLGRAAGQQRELRTLTRARKKYQQQLADLRRRYGPMLSGAVGSLNAKEREVVEQRMHLYERRANRSRKREFLLRKRLHQQRHASFVWVKSRLFAGTRLGLNGGQHVHEFTEDVIGPACVRYDARTGRAVIEHVGLENASRSDHR